From Megalobrama amblycephala isolate DHTTF-2021 linkage group LG8, ASM1881202v1, whole genome shotgun sequence, the proteins below share one genomic window:
- the LOC125273744 gene encoding G-protein coupled receptor 22, with translation MVSMETDGSFTEGHSLSLLQAEDSVGAGLAQQEGTWLGFRATVSAVLLLELLLGVGGNLTVLVLYCGHCSLLESVSHAVTLSLHTLDLLLCLLCLPITATLLILGGASVPHHALLCCLHESAASFASVGTALNLLLISLDRYDISVRPANRLLTPRRATVLLVAVWAISLAMPLLPFVEAGFVSGKGEGLFVHSNSTVLCSEWGGTLQAHLLLQVPVFLCSLAVMLFTYSRILQALRIRIGRTPRSHRDSKRPGPGHRLWLRCKRSMRSPDHITRNTPTSPAPLSTGPLITSDAVTTVTINTETNTPSLTTPLSPTPTVSVITSPLSPTPTASMATTPLSPATSVSVITSPHIPTPATSLVNTPLSPMPTVSTVTTQLSPAPVQGPPSMGVGASVSAILALRRAVRRHRDRRERQRRVFRMSVIIILSFLLCWAPLSIMPLLMLAIGPSDWLERLRLCFLVLAYWTVVLHPLLYAFTRQKLRKVLHTRLRRLRPQNTQTRIRTNTRIRRKHGADCSDAPDRCLTEAVRE, from the coding sequence ATGGTGTCCATGGAGACAGATGGCAGCTTCACTGAGGGCCACAGTCTGTCCCTCTTACAGGCAGAAGATAGCGTGGGGGCCGGACTCGCACAGCAGGAGGGGACGTGGCTCGGCTTCCGGGCTACAGTGAGTGCTGTGCTGCTGCTGGAGCTGCTTCTGGGGGTGGGTGGTAATCTGACTGTGCTGGTGTTATACTGTGGTCACTGCAGTCTGCTGGAGTCCGTCAGCCATGCTGTCACGCTCAGCCTGCACACCCTTGACCTGCTGCTCTGTCTCCTCTGCCTGCCGATCACTGCCACGCTCCTCATACTGGGCGGAGCCTCGGTTCCTCACCACGCCCTCCTCTGCTGTCTTCACGAATCGGCAGCCAGCTTCGCCAGCGTAGGCACCGCGCTTAACCTGCTGCTCATCAGCTTAGATCGCTATGACATCAGCGTCCGGCCAGCCAATCGCCTGCTGACGCCTCGAAGGGCAACCGTTTTGCTTGTTGCAGTGTGGGCGATTTCCTTAGCCATGCCACTCCTACCATTCGTGGAGGCGGGGTTTGTGTCAGGCAAAGGCGAGGGGCTATTTGTGCACTCTAATAGCACTGTGCTTTGTTCGGAGTGGGGAGGAACTCTGCAAGCTCATCTGTTACTACAGGTTCCTGTGTTCCTGTGCTCTCTTGCTGTGATGCTGTTTACATACTCCCGAATTCTTCAGGCACTGCGCATCCGCATCGGACGCACGCCCAGGTCCCATCGAGACAGCAAACGACCTGGTCCTGGACATCGCCTCTGGTTACGCTGTAAAAGGTCAATGAGGTCGCCGGATCACATTACGAGAAACACACCCACTTCCCCCGCGCCACTTTCAACCGGACCGCTTATCACCTCAGATGCAGTTACCACAGTAACCATCAACACTGAGACGAACACTCCCTCGCTCACCACACCCCTTAGCCCCACCCCCACTGTGTCTGTGATAACCTCTCCTTTAAGCCCCACCCCCACTGCATCCATGGCAACCACACCTTTGAGTCCCGCCACATCTGTGTCTGTCATAACAAGCCCCCACATTCCCACACCTGCTACATCATTAGTGAACACACCTTTGAGTCCCATGCCCACTGTGTCTACAGTTACCACTCAGCTAAGTCCCGCCCCCGTCCAGGGTCCGCCTAGCATGGGTGTGGGCGCGTCAGTGTCGGCCATTTTGGCTCTGCGTCGAGCGGTTCGGCGCCACCGAGATCGACGGGAACGTCAAAGGCGAGTCTTTCGCATGTCCGTCATCATCATCCTCTCCTTTCTGCTATGCTGGGCGCCTCTCTCCATCATGCCCCTTCTCATGCTGGCCATCGGGCCATCTGATTGGCTAGAACGGCTGAGACTCTGCTTTCTGGTGCTCGCTTATTGGACGGTAGTGCTACATCCGCTGCTGTACGCTTTCACGCGCCAAAAACTGCGCAAAGTTCTGCATACCCGTCTGCGCAGGCTGCGGCCGCAAAACACGCAGACTCGTATTCGCACTAATACCAGGATCCGTCGCAAGCACGGGGCAGATTGCAGCGATGCTCCTGACCGCTGCCTGACGGAGGCTGTTAGagagtga